The nucleotide sequence TGCCCAGTCGGCACCCAGAATCCGATCAGCCATCGCCAGATACTGCTGTGCATCTTCTGCAGTACGCACACCACCCGCTGGTTTAAAGCCTACTTTGTCCTGTACGCCCATGTCTTTGATCACGGTCAGCATAATCTCAGCTGATTCCGGCGTGGCGTTCACCGGTACTTTACCGGTTGAGGTCTTAATAAAATCGGCGCCGGCTTTGATAGAAATTTCTGAGGCTTTGCGGATCAGAACCGCATCTTTCAGTTCACCGGTTTCAATAATCACTTTCAGCAGAATATCGCCGCAGGCGGCTTTACACTGTTTCACCAGTTCAAAACCCACGTCCTCGTTACCGGCAATCAGTGCGCGGTACGGGAACACCACGTCCACTTCATCTGCGCCGTAAGCAACAGCGGCTTTGGTTTCTGCAACAGCAATCTCAATGTCATCATTGCCGTGCGGGAAGTTGGTCACTGTGGCAATACGAACATCCGGCGTACCCTG is from Photobacterium sp. TLY01 and encodes:
- the deoC gene encoding deoxyribose-phosphate aldolase; the encoded protein is MSDLKTAALRALKLMDLTTLNDDDTDAKVIELCKNAKTPVGNTAAVCIYPRFIPVAKKQLREQGTPDVRIATVTNFPHGNDDIEIAVAETKAAVAYGADEVDVVFPYRALIAGNEDVGFELVKQCKAACGDILLKVIIETGELKDAVLIRKASEISIKAGADFIKTSTGKVPVNATPESAEIMLTVIKDMGVQDKVGFKPAGGVRTAEDAQQYLAMADRILGADWADSAHYRFGASSLLANLLNTLGEGEKAAEGGY